The proteins below come from a single Acidobacteriota bacterium genomic window:
- the pcaH gene encoding protocatechuate 3,4-dioxygenase subunit beta, whose translation MKFVAGYRPPDPGTQPDHLHPAYVSSIKRSPTQPQVKIPYTLSEITGPSFDAGLVSPAAHDLTRQHHGEPLGERIVISGRVLDEDGRSQSNTLVEIWQANSAGRYLHEADQHDAPLDPNFTGCGQVVTDSEGRYRFVTIRPGEYPWRNHHNAWRPAHIHFSLFGPAFATRLVTQMFFPGDPLLPFDPIFNCTADEAARNRLISTFDWETTMPLQALGYRFDIVLRGRDATPMEK comes from the coding sequence ATGAAATTTGTCGCCGGTTACCGGCCGCCTGATCCTGGAACCCAGCCCGATCATCTCCATCCGGCATACGTGTCGTCGATCAAGCGGTCGCCAACGCAGCCGCAGGTCAAGATTCCTTACACGCTCTCAGAGATCACGGGGCCGTCATTTGATGCGGGATTAGTTTCGCCGGCAGCCCACGATCTGACCCGCCAACATCATGGAGAACCACTCGGGGAAAGGATCGTTATCAGTGGGCGAGTGTTGGATGAGGACGGCCGTTCGCAGTCGAACACGCTGGTAGAAATCTGGCAGGCGAACTCCGCCGGACGCTATCTGCATGAAGCGGATCAGCATGACGCTCCGCTTGATCCAAACTTCACCGGATGTGGGCAAGTCGTTACCGATTCCGAAGGCCGGTACCGCTTCGTCACGATTCGTCCGGGAGAGTATCCGTGGCGCAACCATCACAATGCGTGGCGTCCAGCCCATATACATTTTTCGCTCTTTGGCCCGGCGTTCGCCACGCGGCTGGTTACGCAAATGTTTTTTCCGGGAGATCCCCTGCTGCCGTTTGATCCCATTTTCAATTGCACTGCCGATGAAGCTGCACGCAACCGCCTGATCTCGACCTTTGACTGGGAGACGACCATGCCACTGCAAGCGCTCGGATACCGGTTCGATATTGTGTTGCGGGGACGCGATGCCACCCCGATGGAGAAATAA
- the pcaG gene encoding protocatechuate 3,4-dioxygenase subunit alpha, protein MRLQTTTSQTVGPYFKIGMQWLDQNNLAAAAVPGERVTVQGRVLDGDGLPVPDAVLEIWQANSHGKYAHREDAQDKPLENGFTGFGRVPTDQDGVFRFATIKPGSVPGPNGVEQAPHLVISIFMRGLLKRLVTRMYFPDARTAVDPILHLVDPTRRMTLVAHATAGGAGVLEWNVVLQGAHETVFFDVGL, encoded by the coding sequence TTGCGTCTTCAAACGACAACATCGCAGACAGTCGGCCCCTATTTCAAGATCGGCATGCAATGGCTCGACCAGAACAATCTGGCTGCCGCTGCTGTTCCCGGCGAGCGTGTGACCGTTCAAGGCCGAGTGCTGGACGGAGATGGCCTTCCCGTTCCCGATGCTGTGTTGGAGATCTGGCAGGCGAACAGTCATGGTAAATACGCGCATCGCGAAGACGCACAGGACAAGCCCTTGGAAAACGGCTTCACGGGCTTTGGGCGCGTGCCAACGGATCAAGACGGCGTATTTCGGTTCGCTACCATCAAGCCCGGCTCCGTGCCCGGACCGAATGGGGTGGAACAGGCTCCGCATCTGGTGATCTCGATCTTTATGCGTGGACTGCTGAAGCGACTAGTGACACGGATGTACTTTCCCGATGCGCGAACTGCGGTGGATCCGATCTTGCATCTGGTGGATCCCACGCGCCGCATGACACTGGTCGCGCATGCCACAGCTGGCGGCGCTGGCGTTCTCGAATGGAATGTCGTTTTGCAAGGAGCCCACGAAACGGTATTCTTCGACGTGGGATTGTGA
- a CDS encoding 3-carboxy-cis,cis-muconate cycloisomerase → MTLLDPLFGSAAMDDVFSDGVRLQRMLDFEAALAMAEARCGMMPVAAAQAITAKCKASLLDLDALANATALSLNPAIPLVKQLTALVAKDDADAARFVHWGATSQDANDTGLVLQMRQAFELLDADLNSLRSSLVQLAQKHRSTPIAGRTLMQHALPTTFGAKVAGWLDALNRHRERLAETRKRALVLQFGGAVGNLAALQDKGLQVAQALANELHLDLPVTPWHAHRDRVAEGATTLGLCVGTLGKIARDISLHMQTEIAEISEPSAEGRGGSSTLPHKRNPVGAGIVLSAATRVPALVSTMLSAMVQEDERGLGNWHAEWETLPQIFRLAGGALHQMASIVPRLAIDADRMRRNLDATHGLIYAEGVATALGRHMGKSAAHSLVETASNQARESGKHLREVLAQSKSVTENLTASDLDRLFAPESYLGSAEQFVDRVIADTSFSK, encoded by the coding sequence ATGACCTTGCTCGATCCACTCTTCGGTTCGGCTGCGATGGACGACGTCTTCTCTGACGGCGTCCGCCTGCAGCGCATGCTCGATTTCGAAGCCGCACTTGCCATGGCCGAAGCTCGCTGCGGCATGATGCCTGTCGCTGCGGCGCAGGCCATCACGGCAAAATGCAAGGCGAGTTTGCTCGACTTGGATGCGTTGGCGAACGCGACGGCACTTTCTCTGAACCCTGCCATTCCATTGGTCAAGCAGCTTACCGCGCTGGTGGCGAAAGATGATGCGGATGCCGCCCGGTTCGTCCACTGGGGCGCGACCAGCCAGGATGCTAATGACACTGGGCTGGTTCTGCAGATGCGACAGGCCTTCGAACTACTCGATGCCGATCTGAATTCACTGCGCAGCAGCCTGGTTCAGTTGGCACAGAAACATCGTTCGACGCCGATCGCTGGCCGCACTCTCATGCAGCACGCGCTTCCTACAACTTTCGGAGCGAAGGTCGCAGGTTGGCTGGACGCGTTGAATCGCCACCGCGAACGTCTCGCCGAAACGCGAAAGCGCGCGCTGGTCCTGCAATTTGGAGGTGCAGTTGGAAATCTGGCTGCATTGCAGGACAAAGGATTGCAAGTTGCACAGGCGTTGGCGAATGAACTTCACCTGGACTTGCCGGTCACGCCCTGGCATGCGCATCGCGACCGGGTTGCGGAAGGAGCAACCACGTTGGGGCTGTGCGTCGGAACCCTGGGCAAGATCGCTCGCGACATTTCTCTGCACATGCAGACTGAGATTGCCGAAATTTCCGAACCCTCCGCGGAAGGGCGCGGCGGTTCTTCGACCCTGCCGCACAAACGAAATCCAGTAGGCGCAGGAATCGTGCTGTCGGCAGCGACACGAGTGCCGGCATTAGTCAGCACCATGTTGAGCGCAATGGTGCAAGAGGATGAACGCGGCCTCGGGAACTGGCATGCAGAGTGGGAAACGCTCCCACAGATATTTCGATTAGCTGGTGGCGCACTTCACCAGATGGCGTCGATTGTTCCCCGCCTTGCGATCGATGCGGATCGAATGCGAAGAAACCTCGATGCAACGCATGGCCTGATTTATGCCGAAGGTGTTGCGACGGCACTCGGGCGCCACATGGGCAAATCCGCCGCGCATTCTTTGGTCGAAACGGCCAGCAATCAGGCGCGCGAATCGGGGAAGCATCTGCGCGAGGTTCTGGCACAGTCGAAATCCGTTACGGAGAATTTGACGGCATCAGACTTGGACCGCCTATTTGCGCCCGAATCCTATCTGGGCTCTGCCGAGCAATTTGTCGATCGCGTGATCGCCGATACGAGTTTTAGTAAATAG
- the pcaD gene encoding 3-oxoadipate enol-lactonase — protein sequence MPFAQIGDIQTRYDLTGENGPVLVLSNSLGTNFSMWDPQMAELARSFRILRYDTRGHGQTSVTAGDYTIEQLGSDVLALLDHLQLERIHFCGLSMGGIIGLWLGVHAPDRLHKLIVSNTAAKIGTAEMWNARIATVRKDGMKEVAAAVIQRWFTPEFRATSPDQIARAQAMLEASPPAGYAACCAAIRDIDLRDAVSSIRVPTLVSGGSKDPVTSMADAQYLTERIPGSVLAELNAAHLSNVEQAGAFTNAVADFLSRKGMHNG from the coding sequence ATGCCGTTTGCCCAAATCGGAGATATACAGACTCGATACGATCTCACCGGCGAGAACGGACCGGTACTCGTGCTCTCCAATTCTCTCGGCACGAACTTCTCGATGTGGGACCCGCAGATGGCAGAGCTTGCGAGAAGTTTTCGCATCCTGCGCTACGACACGCGTGGACATGGCCAGACCTCGGTCACGGCGGGTGACTACACGATCGAACAGCTTGGGAGCGACGTCCTCGCACTACTCGACCATTTGCAACTGGAGCGCATTCATTTCTGCGGCCTGTCGATGGGCGGCATAATCGGCCTGTGGCTGGGGGTGCATGCGCCTGACCGATTGCACAAGTTGATTGTCAGTAACACGGCGGCGAAAATCGGTACCGCGGAGATGTGGAACGCTCGCATTGCAACCGTCCGCAAAGATGGGATGAAAGAAGTCGCTGCGGCGGTGATTCAGCGCTGGTTCACTCCCGAGTTTCGCGCGACATCGCCGGATCAAATTGCGCGGGCACAAGCGATGCTCGAGGCCTCGCCACCCGCGGGATATGCGGCATGTTGTGCCGCCATTCGCGACATCGATCTGCGCGACGCAGTGAGCTCGATCAGAGTCCCAACGCTGGTGAGCGGCGGCTCGAAGGATCCGGTCACTTCCATGGCGGACGCTCAATATCTGACCGAGCGTATCCCCGGATCCGTGCTGGCGGAACTCAACGCTGCGCATCTTTCGAACGTCGAGCAGGCGGGCGCGTTCACCAATGCGGTAGCCGATTTTCTGTCCAGGAAGGGAATGCACAATGGATGA
- the pcaC gene encoding 4-carboxymuconolactone decarboxylase, with translation MDEAQRHREGMKVRRAVLGDEYVDRATASATEFNREFQDYITRNAWGEVWTRPGLPRRTRSLLTIAMLIAVNQKDELRLHIRAAFNNGVTRDEIKEVLLQSAVYCGVPAANSAFHIAAEVFGEMDQPANKQLKRKAK, from the coding sequence ATGGATGAAGCGCAGCGACATCGGGAGGGAATGAAGGTTCGGCGGGCAGTTCTGGGCGATGAATATGTCGATCGCGCGACCGCGTCCGCGACCGAATTCAATCGCGAATTTCAGGATTACATCACGCGCAATGCCTGGGGAGAAGTCTGGACTCGTCCCGGACTGCCACGCCGCACGCGCAGTCTGCTGACCATCGCGATGCTCATCGCCGTGAATCAGAAGGATGAATTGCGCCTGCACATCCGGGCTGCATTTAACAATGGCGTCACCCGCGACGAGATCAAGGAAGTCCTGCTGCAGAGCGCTGTGTACTGCGGAGTTCCCGCCGCGAACTCGGCGTTTCATATCGCCGCAGAAGTTTTCGGTGAGATGGATCAACCTGCAAACAAGCAGCTGAAGAGGAAAGCGAAGTGA
- the pobA gene encoding 4-hydroxybenzoate 3-monooxygenase gives MTRTQVGIVGAGPAGLVLSHLLHLQGIDSVIVENRSRQHVEERVRAGVLEQGTVDLLTEMGVGERMKAEGLIHYGVELRFQGRGHRIDFQELTGGKGITIYAQHEVVKDLIRARLADGGQIHFDVEEVSVHDFADPAGGTAASSPRIRYRKDGAVHEIVCDFIAGCDGFHGICRPSIPRGVLTEYERVYPFGWLGILAAAPPSTTELIYAYHDRGFALHSMRTPQIGRLYLQCDPEEDIEQWSDERIWTELQIRLASDGWTLTEGPVIQKGVTGMRSYVVEPMQYGRIFLAGDSAHIVPPTGAKGLNLAVADVQVLARGLKQFYTTGSKELLHRYSEICLRRVWKVQRFSWWMTSMLHRFSDENPFDRRRQLAELDYVTSSRAAAKTLAENYVGLPMDKI, from the coding sequence GTGACTCGCACGCAGGTCGGCATCGTAGGTGCAGGGCCGGCAGGACTGGTGTTGTCGCACCTCTTGCATCTGCAGGGAATCGACTCCGTCATCGTTGAAAATCGCAGCCGGCAGCATGTGGAGGAGCGAGTCCGCGCGGGGGTACTGGAGCAAGGGACCGTCGACCTGCTCACCGAGATGGGCGTCGGCGAACGGATGAAGGCCGAAGGGTTGATTCACTATGGTGTTGAGTTGCGTTTTCAGGGCCGGGGCCATCGCATCGATTTTCAGGAACTCACGGGCGGCAAGGGGATCACGATCTACGCGCAGCATGAGGTAGTCAAAGACCTGATCCGTGCGCGGCTAGCAGATGGCGGGCAGATCCATTTTGACGTCGAAGAAGTCAGCGTGCATGACTTCGCTGATCCGGCGGGTGGAACGGCCGCCTCATCTCCCAGGATTCGCTATCGAAAAGATGGGGCTGTGCACGAAATCGTCTGCGACTTCATTGCCGGATGCGATGGCTTTCACGGAATTTGCCGGCCGAGCATTCCGCGTGGAGTGTTGACGGAATATGAGCGCGTGTATCCGTTCGGATGGCTTGGCATCCTTGCCGCAGCTCCTCCATCGACCACGGAACTGATTTACGCCTACCACGATCGCGGGTTTGCTCTTCACAGCATGCGTACACCCCAGATTGGACGCTTGTACCTGCAGTGCGATCCTGAAGAAGACATCGAACAGTGGAGCGATGAGCGCATCTGGACAGAGCTGCAGATTCGACTCGCTTCGGATGGGTGGACGCTCACCGAGGGGCCCGTTATCCAAAAAGGTGTGACCGGGATGCGCAGCTACGTGGTTGAGCCGATGCAGTACGGCCGCATATTTCTTGCCGGAGACTCGGCGCATATCGTGCCGCCCACCGGCGCCAAGGGACTCAATCTCGCCGTGGCCGACGTACAAGTTCTGGCGCGCGGGCTGAAGCAGTTCTACACCACGGGCAGCAAGGAACTCCTGCATCGATATTCGGAAATCTGCTTGCGGCGTGTGTGGAAAGTGCAGCGCTTCTCGTGGTGGATGACGTCCATGCTGCATCGTTTCTCGGACGAAAATCCTTTTGACCGCCGGCGCCAGCTGGCGGAACTCGATTACGTGACCAGCTCGCGCGCGGCTGCAAAAACACTAGCGGAAAACTACGTCGGCTTGCCCATGGATAAGATCTAG